A genomic window from Enterobacteriaceae bacterium Kacie_13 includes:
- a CDS encoding GNAT family N-acetyltransferase gives MRLIPGFQAFDPCVDYNLDNFQCGIEHLDRFLKSELEKLQSRSLLKGYLLITDDEVPEVMGYYTLSGASFERGHLSSRSRKRIPYSNMPAVLLGRLAIDKRIQGKGFGELLIVDAIHKVRATAGQIGIYAMFVEAHDGAANFYTRMGFTSSSKADDSKTFFYPANQFDQLISGACD, from the coding sequence TTGCGATTAATCCCAGGATTTCAGGCATTTGACCCTTGTGTTGATTATAACCTCGATAATTTCCAATGTGGCATTGAGCACTTGGATCGGTTTTTGAAGTCTGAACTTGAGAAGTTACAGTCGAGGAGTCTTTTAAAAGGGTATCTGCTAATTACGGATGATGAAGTGCCGGAAGTTATGGGTTACTACACTCTCAGTGGTGCCTCTTTCGAGCGTGGACATTTAAGTAGCCGCTCTCGAAAGAGAATCCCATATTCAAATATGCCAGCTGTACTTCTCGGCCGTTTAGCAATAGATAAACGCATTCAAGGTAAAGGCTTTGGGGAGTTGCTAATTGTTGATGCTATTCATAAGGTTAGGGCTACTGCTGGGCAGATTGGTATATATGCGATGTTTGTTGAGGCACATGACGGGGCAGCAAATTTTTATACTCGAATGGGATTCACTTCTTCATCAAAAGCAGATGATAGTAAAACGTTTTTCTACCCTGCAAACCAGTTTGATCAGTTAATCAGTGGCGCTTGTGATTAA